GCAGCCTGAGGACACCACATAACACTGAAGGTGtgcaatgaacaaaaaaaaaagttgaaaggtAACTTTACTAGTGCATTCAACTTTTTAAAACAAAACATGCAATGCATTCTTGAGATTTATCTTATGACAAGGTGAATTTAGAAGCAATTGCAAATTTGGCTTGACACACTAGAGTTATATCTAAGTGAAAAATCTAActtgataaaggaggaaagtcaagtgACTGCATGAGATACATAGGAGTGAAGTTCTCACAGATATTCTATGAAGCCCATACGATgctatacaaaaatataaaacattttTGAGCTTATTCACACATTTTTCTAATGTATTTATATTGAATCTATCAGATAGATAGGGATAATATGATGTTGATTACTGCCTACAGCTTCAATCTTCTAGTTGACAAAAGGATAATTTCTTATCAGTTACCTACTACTCGTACTTTAAACTCACATGGTTAAGATTCTATGTACATTTCTAAAATTCAAACAATCATCCTCGAGATACAATGTTAGACAAAGTAGATATTGGAAGGACAGTGCACACCTGCCTAATATAGGAATACTTCAATAATTTCTATTGAAAGAACATTTCCATACCTCCCAGGCACTACTCTCTTAGCACTGAGTCCTCACAGACTAGTGGCTGTGAAGAAGTCACATACCTCACCAACTTACTCTTCATAATCATTTCGCATTTACTTGCATCATGATTCTAACTAACATATACTGATACTTTAGAaaccacagtgtgtgtgtgtgtgtgtgtgtgtgtgtgtgtgtgtgtgtgtgtgtgtgtgtgtgtgtgtgtgtgtgtgtgatctttgaATCATGTATCAAGTCTTTGAGTCTAATACATATTTGAGTTGAAACACCAAATTTTATCTCAAGAAAAGTGTAACAGTTGCTAGCTTTGGTTGTTGGACAGCTGAGATGTCTTACTCAGCCACCCACTGACCACCAGTTTGTGTATGTTATTGTAACATACCTATTCATGTTAGCTTGCCTTCTTTTGGTAAAATCTACCTAACTTTTCAAGCTGTTCCCTTCTCAGAGGGTTGGCTGCTGCTCTGTAGGATTCAATCACGGCCATGAACTTAGTTATATTTGATCTCTGGTTAATAACAACTGACTCATTGATCATGACAAAGTCCATGCAGAAAAGTAAGCAGGGTGGAGATTGTTGACAAGCTGATTTTTAACAAAATCTACTTGCTCTTAAACACTTCATTTTACATACCTGATCTAAGACTTGTCATCAACCAAGTGACAATCTTGAAAGGCAGAGCCAGGAGAGTGTGCCTCACTGATCCCACCACACTGCAACACCAGTATACTGCACCTGCTCCATGACACTGCCACACCAGTATACTGCACCTGCTCCATGACAATGACATTCCACATTCTCTCTAATAGGAGTAAATCCTTTTCACCAATACATGAGGCTTGCATTCCTTGTAtacaaaggtaaaaatgcaacAAAGTAATTTGACATAAAATATTCATTCATATTGTAAAATTAACTCTGATAAAATAGTGCAGCACATCAAGCAACTGTAGGAATAATTAAACTTCTTCCTTAagtatgtgaatgtgtgtgtgtgtgtgtgtgtgtgtgtgtgtgtgtgtgtgtgagagagcgtGTGTAcacaatctctctttctctctcttgtacgtAGTGGGATTCACATCAAAGCTGGGTACGCTCCTGTCAGCAACAACGCTGACCTTGGAGGTGAAAGCAGATAATTGATGTGCTGAAAAGTTCATCTTACATTTCTACAACTCAAGGGAGGTTTTCCTCAAAGGGTTTGACCCTTTGTGACTTGGTGAATATTTCACTACCCAATTCAGTGTCACTTGAAACTACCATGCTGATTTTAGTTCCTCTTTATGGAACAGATATTTGGATTGGTGGTGCTTTGGCACTATATTGTAATATACAACACAATATTTACATGTGAGATTTTTATCGTAAAACTTAATATGAGTCAAGAATGCCTAAGTCATAGGCAGCTAAATCTATACTCTGATTATGGAATATAGAATTTATACATCTTATATACAACTTTTCACATGGAATAGTAAATATACAACTACATATTTTacatacacaacacactgaAATGCTTATGAAGTGATGAATTTGAATGTGAGATATGGTGTCTAACATAGACAATAAtgattatatacacacacacacacacacacgagagagagagagagagagagagagagagagagagagagagagagagagagagagagagagagagagagagagagagagagagagagagagagagagagagagagagagtgatgggcAGACACGAAGATAGAAGTCCACTACAGGTCAGTGCTTATATCTATctctaatgtcagtaaaaattTTGATGAGACTGTTAAGGCCTAACAAGATCCCTTCATCTGGCCCACTGTACAGTTTGGAGTCCCCCATGCCTTTGTGGGTGGCATGGGCAAAGTCTATGAGGCGGATATCAATGGGCGGCCGGTGGTGCTTGTTTCTGTGCCAGCCCTGAGACTTACTCGAGGCATCAGACTCACACCTGCTCACCTGCTCCCTGGAGGCCTTCCCTCTTCCAGGGCTTGGCCTCTCATGAATGTAGGCCGGATGAGACACTGTGATGGGTGGCAGGCAGGAATCTTTGGATGACCACTTGTCCTGAGGCAGACTGGAGCCTTCACCCTGCTGGTCTGCCCACTGGCTCAGTCTGGTGTGATCTGAaggctctctctttctctcagtcttacaGTCTGGCTGACTAAAAATTGATCCGCTTGGGTCAAACCCATCATAAAGAATCaataaagatgaagtaaagaatCTTACTGAGTCTAATTTTGATATTATTGAACTAAGTTCCTCTAATCTTGAAATAATCCTGTCTGCAATGTCAAGACGAAGTCCATGGCCATTGTGGAGAAAACGCAGAAGAGTTTCCTTGAAACCTTCTTCTGAAAGCTGCTGGCCATAATACTTGTTCTTGCAGTGGtaacctttctcctctttgttgTAAACCTGCCaacaatacaagaaaacaaactcATCACCATGCAGTACTGTATCTCACTCAGTGAACAAAATCATAATTCATTCTCTATGATGGTTCAATCCCTAGTTAGAGGAATGTTTCCTAAAGGTGCTGGCCATGATAGAGAAgtctccacttctctttctctctatttaaaaCATGACTTCCTTGCTGCCTCAAGGGCTCCATCTCTACAAGTACTCTTGTACTTTATcctacctatttctttttcaagttAGTTGAAAACTGACATGGAGAAGTTAGTTAGAGGGTAGAGTTCACATACCTGCATCCCTGCCAGTCTGACACCAagggtgatagtagtggtgttggcaGCCTTGGCAGTCTGACTTTTGCGCTTGCTTTCAGGAGCATCATCCCCATACTGTCTGGTGCCCATCTTCAGATCCAACACACAGGGATATCTGAACTTGTGGGTGAGGTTCTCCAGCATAATGCATTCTGAGAAGTAAGCCGTGAAATCAATGACTGAGCTtagtcccctttctctccctaactctgGCATATAAGCACCAACTCTTCATCCAATAATTTGGAGGGCAGGCAAGGCAATCCATGCCTTattacacaaataaaaatacagggGAAGTGGTTACCAGTCCTTGACACTGTCCTATTTGGTTGACAATGTATGGTGGAATATGTaatgagaaaaacaataaatcaaaCTTAGGATACATTAAAAACTATAAAACAATTTTCTTAAAGCTCATATTATACAACTAtactataaaacaaaacataattttTATCAAGAGATATTACAATTAGTATATGAAATTATATTTTATCAAATTTCAGTTTGATCAACATTTTAGCATGTTACACTTTGTAGAATGCAGGCATAACTACTTGTACCTCCACCTTACTTCCTCTGCTGTGGAAGACAAACAACTCACCAACAACATTGGAGGAGTCAGACTTCTGCTTGAGTTTATGAAGTGTTGTTTGGTGACACTGCTGCAGCCAAGGATTGTGTGAGTCAGGAGGGAGTGGTGCCAaagctgtagtggtggtggtggcggtggtagtggtggtggtggaagctcTGCAGGAGAGGCTAGAGGAATCTTGTGGACTACAGGGagactcttcctctccttcactctctaccTCTACACTACCTGAGCACACCTGACGCAGACACCTTCTGAAAAATTCCACGAAAtgtaatctttaaaaaaaaaaaaaaaaactataaaatggACCTGCAGTAAAAGTTACAATTATATCACACaagttttttttgttcatgATAAATTGTGGAAAGTTAAACTAGTAAAGAAGCAAGAAATTCAGTGTTGCAGCAAGACCTTTCTTCACAGCAAACACTcacccctgctgctgctgctgaggtcCTTGAGTGTTCCTCGGGGCAGGAATCTGTTTGTTGGGCAAGGCAGCCAAGGTGAGGCCATCATGGGCCTCCTGAAGGACCACTCGTAAGGTGCCATGGAACTCTGGGGTGTACTGCTTCATTTCAGGCGGGAGGGTGCGGTAGAACATGTACTCCCGGCCGATGAGAGGCTTGCACACCGTCACATCGTCCAGGACAAACATGGAGGAGTGGCCACTCACTTGATGCACCAGAGGCTCTAGCTGGATACACCACCATGACTTTATTATTCAAAAACATATTTTCTTCTGTCATTAAAACTTGACAAGCTTAATGATGCTGCACATCCCAGTAAACACTTTGCAATACCCAATAAAAAAGATTTAGATAAATTCAAATTTTCTGTTGAAAGATCTATCTATCAGAAAAAAACACGTTTCATCTGAGATTTCTGTATCAAGTATACTAATGACTTATGTTTTCAGACACAaaaggattattttttttagtatctaTGATATGGaactgatggtgatgaaaatttTGAAGTACAAgtctaaattttttttctgtgacaaTTCTTATTAGAACTAATGCTTATAATGATTATGTACCaactatttttgtttgtttctcaaGACTATTGCAATTATGTCATTTTGCTACAAAACTACCAGTGCATATTTTCTGGCAGGAACTAAAGCTAAGTGCCTTCCTGCCTGCTCCACACCACACAGCCAACCTGTATGAGATCCTCTTTGTCCGCGTCATGGTTCATGGTCCCGAGGGTCATCTAGATGGACTCTGGTCTTCCTCACACCACTGCTGGAACAGAACAAGTCCACCTTAACATCCTTACTGGCAGTGTTTCACAACATTTTGGTATTTAATGCCCTTTTTTGTGTGGTATGAATGGGTCCTATCAAGTACAATGTAATATTAGACTACAAGTGAGATATTCTTTCATGAAATGACTCCAGAACATAGTCAATCTATTTTCATGATCTTTGACTGATTCTGCTTGCTATTGACATCCTTGAAATATTCCATTGATAGTGATGTTTTCTGTCCTAAACATCAATCATATTGTAGTCTGGTATTGATTCAAACTCTGATTATTTGCTTTCTGCACTTAAAAACTTCAACATGCTCAAgttctaaaataaaaaaaaatattgattatCACTAATTTGGAATCAAAAGTATTGCCAATACCTATAAATTGATAATgtgaggaaaataatggaaaataatcaataaacaGTTGATAACccaatattgttattatgataacAGGTCCATCTATGGTATTGTTTGCACCCTTATCCTTCTCTATTCAAAATGCAAGCACGAAATCAAACTAAATAATATATAAGTGACATACCTATGAAGATACAGACAGTAGACAGTACTTAGATCAATATGAAAGGTATGGACACACATCAGAAAGATTTCTGCATATAATTCTATACATTGAGGCTGCATTGCTGTCAAATACACATTCTCAAATTCCAGAGGCACTCATACTTCCAACCCAATGTCTTTTGTGAGCATCATGAGAACTGACAGAATCAGTGCATTCCATTCAACACCAGTCACACTTACACAGCTCACAATCTTGCAGTGCATTCTGTACAAAACCAGTTACTCTCACACAGCACACAGTCTCACTGCATTCTGTACAACACCAGTTACTCTTACACAGCACACAGTCTCCTCATGTAATTTTTTAAAATCCTGGTGTGAATCTTGCCACTAATTCAACAGTGTTCTGTCAGAGAAGTGCTTTGTAAGTCTGCAAGTAGAGTCAGATCATCTTGATATATTACACACTTTCCTATCTAGCAATACGAATAAATCTAAATATCCAAATTTTCTTGTATATAATTAAACTTGTGAGACACAATCAAATATCTTGAGTTGTATTGCACATGGTTAATTTACATTATTGTGCCCAACAACTTTACTTTCAAAAAATGGCTTTAAACACTCTCTTTACCCTAGTTCTCCCAAAAAGACAATAATCTAACCAACCATAGCCACACTGTATCCAATTTTCAAAATAAGCCTAATCTAATTGAAAAATATCCTGTCTTTTTAAATAGAATGTCTAATCCATAGGTTTTTCACTAATGTCAAAGTTTTCTGGTTCCTGCACTGTAAAGCCAGGCCTTCCCACCACCAGGAGTCCAACACTGCTGAGAGGAGGAGcccaaaaacaaatatataagagagagcGACGTGAATGTGGTAAATAATGATGGTGTAGAGGCGAGTGTCCCCAGGCAGCAGCAGAGGGCAGGtgtggcatgaaatagtcagcaTGGCTATTTGGCACTAACCTCAGTGACCCGATGGACTTTGCCACTCACACATTCCTCACACAAGACAACGCTGCTGAGGACATTTCACCTCAGCCACACCCCCTCCACACCACTGGCCGCCTCCACGCCACcctctccaccactaccacactggAAAGGGCAAACATTTCCCCTACATGACGGATATATcaagtagcagtattagtagttcACACCACTCTGAGTTGGCGTTTGTTGCACGGCAGTGGTGACGCCCCGCCTGACCCTGGGGGTATCCCTGACCAGCTGCTGCTCCCACGGTCACCAGGCGATACTTAGGAGAAAGTTGTaagtgaaaagagagataagCGAGCTTAATATCAAACCTTAATATTGGCGACACTCTTGGAACTTtcctagaatgaatatggcggTCTGGTCAGCCAATCAGCAACGATCATAGTCTTGCTCAAAACAAGATCTAGCAAGGCTTACTCCGTCTTTTGCAACAATCTACACTGCAGTTATCATTTTACCTCATCCCTACATTatttaataaataataattaacttTCATTTATTGTAATCCTACTATAGTGTCGTGATTATTAAAAGTATTATCTAGGACTATAGTGCATCAGTAGTATGTTTACAGTTCCAGCTGATAGAGCAACGTGTGTCGACCAGCCCGTGGCGGCGTGTGTCGACCATGACGTTAGAGGCGAGGGAGTGTGGCCAAGGCTGCCTCTCGGAGATAAAGAATTTGTTCAGTGCACTTCGTGGTGTTCCAGGGTGTGGTGGAGTATATTGGCTAGTGCGCCAGTGGTTCAGTGGTGGCGGTCCCTTGCTTTTCGAATGTGTCTTACTATGCCGTCAAAGGAAAGAGCCTCGCTGTAGTTTTCATCATGGTAAATACATGATGATATCTACTTTTTAGTGCACAAGGAAAGAAGCGAGGTTAGTAACACATTAAGTAAAGCAAGAGTTGAAGTGGGAAGCAGTGAACATGAACTGACTCAGGCTTCCTTTCACACTCAAGACTGATTGATACTTACATGCAGACGTGACAAGCAGCAGTTTTGTCAGTGACTTATTTAGACCGCGGCCTTTGAGTTCCTACACCATTTCCAAATTACAGTTGGATATCCCTGTAAAGAGAAATGTCCTAGCCAGATGCCCGCTGTTGCTCTGGAAAGACAGTCTTGGTTGAGCTGCAACTTTGAAGATTATAACTCCCTCCAGCCTCCTgtcaacaccacctcctccatcaacTCAATCCATCTGTAACTGTTCTCTCCCAACTTCCGTAAGCAGCTCCCCGTCTCTGTACAATTCCCACCTGTGTAGCGAAATATTCCCTCAAACCCCAGGACAGAGTGACTTGCGAGGTAAAAAGGGAGGGCACTTGTGTGGCGCCTCCCACGATGCATTCTCAGGTCACTCAGGGCAGCCTCGCCGTCAGTACAATAGAAGACATTACTGCTCCCAGGAGATACAGTACTGAATCTCTCTGTCTCGATGCTGCTCAATTACTCTATAACTCGGCCGCTGCTCCTTCATGTGCTATTTCAAATCGTCTGAGCCCCGCGGCAACTTCCTCAGATTCGCACCAGTACTTTGACTTCAACACGTCAGGCACCACCACAGGCGCCAACAACTGCACAGATGTCTCCCTCGACACCTTCTCGCCGCCCCAGAGCACCAATCTCTGGACCAGCAAGAGTCTGAGCAAGTGCAACACCAACAGTCGAGGCAGCCTAACCTCTAAGAGCAAGGGTGTGTGCTGTGGCCGCCGCCGCCTTATAGACGAGGAGGGCTTCATCAGGAgggccgcgtgtgtgtgtgtcgataagGATGAGTCTCAGGTGAGTATTCCTcctgctactagtactgctactcctgccactagtactactactcctgctgctgctgctactactactactactactactactactactactactactactgctgctgctgctgctgctgctgctgctgctgctgctgctgctgctgctactgctactgctgctgctgctgctactactactactactactactactactactactactactactactactactacttatgttaccatcactgctactgctactagtattactactttTGATAATAAATATggtagtgtggtgatggtgaagatatGATAAATTCTGGCATGTTGTATCTTAATagtaaacacacgcacacacagacacacgcacacacacacacacacacacacacacacacacacacacacacacacacacacacacacacacacacacacacacacacactttctacaCACCACGTTGCCTAACATGAAGTGTTCCGTGTTCTGATCCCATTCACCTCACTAATGCCAAGGATAACCATTACCTTCATCCCTTCGTCGCTTTCAGTTGCAAAGTGTGGGACATCGCCTCCTAATGCTTCCCTTTCTACTCGTGACTTCAGCTTCCGGAAAGGACAGTATTCGTCACTACTCACTAGTACACCGCAATATTTTTAAAACCCATCAACAACTTGCCCTTTTGCCAACTCTGTCCCACTGCCTGCAAGGTTCATTGCCGACTTTATCTTCCGTGAATTCGGCCCACTGTCAATTCAACCCACTGCCAACTCGCCCTATCAAAATCCAGCCCATTGCCAACTCGGTCCACTTCCGTTTCGGTCCATTGCTGACTCAACCCTTTACCAACGCGGGGCCTACTGTCAGTCAATTCAGACAAGTGCGAGCTTCTCATGACAAAATTCAACCCATTGCCCACTCGGCCTACTGTCACCTCAGCCCTCTGCTAATACGGCCCATCACTAGCTCACCTTGCTACTGCCAACTCTTTTTTGGCTTCTTCAATTGACCTCGGAGTTCAGGCACGCTGTGATTTGAATCCCAAGCAAGAAGCTACACGGATTGGCATGCGCGCCACGCCA
The window above is part of the Portunus trituberculatus isolate SZX2019 chromosome 38, ASM1759143v1, whole genome shotgun sequence genome. Proteins encoded here:
- the LOC123514774 gene encoding inositol hexakisphosphate kinase 3-like isoform X1 yields the protein MTLGTMNHDADKEDLIQLEPLVHQVSGHSSMFVLDDVTVCKPLIGREYMFYRTLPPEMKQYTPEFHGTLRVVLQEAHDGLTLAALPNKQIPAPRNTQGPQQQQQGRCLRQVCSGSVEVESEGEEESPCSPQDSSSLSCRASTTTTTTATTTTTALAPLPPDSHNPWLQQCHQTTLHKLKQKSDSSNVVECIMLENLTHKFRYPCVLDLKMGTRQYGDDAPESKRKSQTAKAANTTTITLGVRLAGMQVYNKEEKGYHCKNKYYGQQLSEEGFKETLLRFLHNGHGLRLDIADRIISRLEELSSIISKLDSVRFFTSSLLILYDGFDPSGSIFSQPDCKTERKREPSDHTRLSQWADQQGEGSSLPQDKWSSKDSCLPPITVSHPAYIHERPSPGRGKASREQVSRCESDASSKSQGWHRNKHHRPPIDIRLIDFAHATHKGMGDSKLYSGPDEGILLGLNSLIKIFTDIRDRYKH
- the LOC123514775 gene encoding diphosphoinositol polyphosphate phosphohydrolase 1-like isoform X1; its protein translation is MHSQVTQGSLAVSTIEDITAPRRYSTESLCLDAAQLLYNSAAAPSCAISNRLSPAATSSDSHQYFDFNTSGTTTGANNCTDVSLDTFSPPQSTNLWTSKSLSKCNTNSRGSLTSKSKGVCCGRRRLIDEEGFIRRAACVCVDKDESQVLLVTSKKDPCVWLVPGGGLEVGEEAIVAAQREAWEEAGIQGVVKRFLGLFESCHHSGTKKHRTAVFVFMVTKEHKDFPEARLGRRRRWFSLEEALLLLARHRPLQSAYLQLLMMSKLKMTGTS
- the LOC123514774 gene encoding inositol hexakisphosphate kinase 3-like isoform X2; this translates as MTLGTMNHDADKEDLIQLEPLVHQVSGHSSMFVLDDVTVCKPLIGREYMFYRTLPPEMKQYTPEFHGTLRVVLQEAHDGLTLAALPNKQIPAPRNTQGPQQQQQGCLRQVCSGSVEVESEGEEESPCSPQDSSSLSCRASTTTTTTATTTTTALAPLPPDSHNPWLQQCHQTTLHKLKQKSDSSNVVECIMLENLTHKFRYPCVLDLKMGTRQYGDDAPESKRKSQTAKAANTTTITLGVRLAGMQVYNKEEKGYHCKNKYYGQQLSEEGFKETLLRFLHNGHGLRLDIADRIISRLEELSSIISKLDSVRFFTSSLLILYDGFDPSGSIFSQPDCKTERKREPSDHTRLSQWADQQGEGSSLPQDKWSSKDSCLPPITVSHPAYIHERPSPGRGKASREQVSRCESDASSKSQGWHRNKHHRPPIDIRLIDFAHATHKGMGDSKLYSGPDEGILLGLNSLIKIFTDIRDRYKH
- the LOC123514774 gene encoding inositol hexakisphosphate kinase 3-like isoform X3, which codes for MFVLDDVTVCKPLIGREYMFYRTLPPEMKQYTPEFHGTLRVVLQEAHDGLTLAALPNKQIPAPRNTQGPQQQQQGRCLRQVCSGSVEVESEGEEESPCSPQDSSSLSCRASTTTTTTATTTTTALAPLPPDSHNPWLQQCHQTTLHKLKQKSDSSNVVECIMLENLTHKFRYPCVLDLKMGTRQYGDDAPESKRKSQTAKAANTTTITLGVRLAGMQVYNKEEKGYHCKNKYYGQQLSEEGFKETLLRFLHNGHGLRLDIADRIISRLEELSSIISKLDSVRFFTSSLLILYDGFDPSGSIFSQPDCKTERKREPSDHTRLSQWADQQGEGSSLPQDKWSSKDSCLPPITVSHPAYIHERPSPGRGKASREQVSRCESDASSKSQGWHRNKHHRPPIDIRLIDFAHATHKGMGDSKLYSGPDEGILLGLNSLIKIFTDIRDRYKH
- the LOC123514775 gene encoding uncharacterized protein LOC123514775 isoform X2, with the protein product MHSQVTQGSLAVSTIEDITAPRRYSTESLCLDAAQLLYNSAAAPSCAISNRLSPAATSSDSHQYFDFNTSGTTTGANNCTDVSLDTFSPPQSTNLWTSKSLSKCNTNSRGSLTSKSKGVCCGRRRLIDEEGFIRRAACVCVDKDESQVLLVTSKKDPCVWLVPGGGLEVGEEAIVAAQREAWEEAGIQGVVKRFLGLFEVDEDDGSAWRRHCYCWPATDHYRVLISSCS